The genomic interval TAGAGTGCGGGCATGCCGGAACAGCCCCAGACCTCGCGAGGCGCCGCGACCTACCAGCGCATCCTGGACGCCGCCACCGAAGAGTTCGCCCAGCACGGCATCGCCGGGGCGCGCATCGAACGCATCGTGACGGCGGCGCGCACCAACAAGGCACAGCTCTACGCCTACTTCGGCGACAAGGAACGACTCTTCGACGCGATCTTCCTCAGCTCGCTGGAGCGCATCACCAACGTCGTGCCCATCGACGCCGACGATCTCGCGGACTGGGCCGTCCGTCTCTACGACGAATACCTGCGCCGCCCCGATCTCATCCGGCTGGCGACCTGGACGCGACTGGAGCGCCGCCCTGACGGGCATCTCGTCGAGAGGCACCAGCAGTACGACGACCGCAAGCTCGGGGCCATCGCCGAGGCCCAGGACGCCGGGCGGGTCCGCGCGGGCGACCCGTTCGACATCATGGCCATGGTCATCGCCATGTCCATGGCCTGGTCACCGGTCAGCAACGTCTATGCGGCCAGCAGCCAAGAACCCGATGCCGTGCATGAACAGCGCCGTGCCCTGCTCCGCGACTGCGTCCACAGCGCCACCGCGGCCGACCGGGGCAGGGGCGACGTATCTCCCTGGTGACTGTCACCCACACCCCTTGGTGACGCTCACGCACGTTGCCTGGGCAGCTATGGAGATACTCCGTGCTCCGCATAGTTGCCCTGGCCACGGCCGACGAGCGAGGGTGGCCGGGTGACCCTGCTACTGACTCGTTCCCTGATCACCGAGCTGCTCGACCCCGACACCGTGATGGCCGGACTGCACGCGGGCTTCCTCGCGGCCGGTCCGGACGTTCGGCCGTTGCGGGTGCGGACGGATCTTCCCCGGCCGGGCACAGCGACTCCCCGGCCGGGCGCGGCGACTCCTCCCGGGCCGGGCACGGCGACAGCGTTGCTGCCCGGAGTGATCGACGGCATCCCGGCCTACACGGTGAAGGTCAACGCGAAGTTCCCCGACGCGACTCCCGCGCTGCGCGGGCTCGTCTGTCTGCACGACCTGGCGGACGGAGAGCTGCTGGCCGTGCTCGACTCGGCGACGGTCACGGCCTGGCGCACCGGGCTGGCCGCGGCTCTGGCGACGCACGCACTCGCCGCCGGCCACGCGGGATCGGTCAGCGTCGTCGGTGCGGGCGCCCAGGCCCGGATGGTGCTGCAGGGTCTCGCCCGGCTGCGTGAGCTGACCAGGCTGACCGTGTGCGACACCGACCCCGCGCGGGCGGCCGCGTTCGCCGCGGAACACGAACGCCTTCTGGGTATCCCGGTCGAGACGGCTGCCGAGCCTCGGCGCGCCGCTTCTCGCGGGGACATCGTCGTCCTGGCCACATGGTCACGCAGCCCGCTGCTCGACGCCTCCGATCTACGCCCCGGCATGCACGTCACCACGCTCGGCGCCGATGAACCCGGAAAGGTCGAACTCGCCGCCGACGCACTGCGACACGCCCTCACCGTGGTCGACGACCTCGAACTCGCCGTCGCCATGGGGGCCCTCGGCAACAGCGGGCTGGGCGCGGACGCCGCGCACGCCTCGCTCGGGCAGGTGCTCCACGGTGAGCGGCCCGGTCGCGAGAGCAGCGACCAGATCACGGTCTACGCCCCCGTCGGTCTGCCCTGGCAGGACCTGGCTCTGGCCTGGCCCGTCTACCGGGCCGCCGCCGGAGCGGGCGCCTGCCCGCAGGTCGACTTCCTGGCCTGACCAGGGGCCGCACGATCGGCCGGGAACGGCGGCCAGGCGCCGGGAACGGCCGCCTGACCGGTGGCCCGGCCCGGCGGCGGGGCGCCGGCAACGGAAAAGGGGATGGGGACGACCCTCTTCGGTCGTCCCCATCCCCGTCCCCAGCCGGTTCAGCTGAGCTGGGCGCCTTCCACGGTGCTGGTGACTGTGCCGGCGGTGGAGGTGGTGGCCCCCGCCGCGCCGTCGATCAGCGTGCCGAGCTCGCCGACGTTGTCCAGCGCGCCCAGGCTGACGGGCGGCTCGGCGGCGTGCGCCGTGTCCCCGCCTCCCGGGGGCGGGGAGATGGCGGCGATGACCGCTCCGGCGGCGAGGGTGACGGCGGCGAGTACGCTTCGCTTCTTCATGCCGGGTTCAACGGCTCGACCCCCGCAAAGGGCACGCCCCGATCGAGGACCACCGTCTCCATCACGGCACCCACGTGACGGAGGCGGTGTCCGCGCGGCGCAGCTCGCCCACCGTCAGCACGCCGGCGGCGACCCCGGTGGCCATGAGGCCCGCGATCGCGAACATCAACCGGCGGCTGCTCGGCGACAGGGCGAGGTACGCGTCCCGCGTCAGCTCGACCGCCCGGTCGGTGGTCACCGACGTGTCGTAGGCGACGTACCGGCCCTGGCGCACCTCCGCGTCCTGCAACAGCTGGTCCCCCGCCGCATCGAGTCCGACGACGGCCGCACCCGCCACCTCGCTGTCAACCACTCCCTGAGCTCTGCCTAGTCTGTGCGCATGGTGGTCTACGCCCCGGCGGCGCTCCTTTTCCTCGTCTTCTGTGTGAGCGTGCTGCGCGAGCGCCGCAAGTTCAGCAACGCCGTCATCCTGGGGCTCGCCGCGCTCTGCGCGCTGGCCGGCCTGCTGTACCGGCTGGTCGACTCCGGCTCCGCCTCCGCGCCCGTCGTGGTGTGGTCGCTGCTGGGCCTGGGGGCGGTGGCGGTGCTCGTACTGACGTGCTTCCTCTTCCTCAACGGCGTACGCATGCTGCGCAAGGAGGGCAGGAGCCCGTCGAATCTGCTCTCCCTGCTGGCCGCCCTGGCCGTCCTCGCCGTGGTCGCCCTGCTCGCCACCGCCGCCGCCCTGCGGACACCGGTACTGATCGGCGCGGCGACGGCGGCCGGCGGGCTGGCGCTCTACTTCTCGTTCCTGTTCCTGTGCTTCGTCTGTTACGCGTTCCTCTACGGGCGGCTGCGGGTGCGCCGCAAGGCCGACTTCGTGGTCGTACTGGGCTCGGGGCTCGTCGGCGGCTCCACCGTGCCCCCGCTGCTGGCGAGCCGGCTGAAGCGCGGCCGGGAGGTGCACGCACGGCTCTCCCGGCGCGGAGGGTCCCCCGTGCTCATCACCTCGGGCGGGCGGGGGCCCGACGAGGACCTGCCGGAATCCCACGCGATGGCCGACCACCTGGTGGCCGAGGGCTTTCCGGCGCACCTCATCGAGCGGGAGGACCGGTCGACGAACACCGAGGAGAACCTGCGGTTCTGCAAGGCGATCATGGAGGAGGCCAAGCCCGACTACCGGTGCGTCGTCGTCACGAACAACTACCACGCCTTCCGCGCCGCCCTCACCGCCCGGCGGGTCCGGATCCGGGGGCAGGTGGTGGGCTCGCCGACGGCCGCGTACTTCTGGCCCAACGCGACGCTCCGCGAGTTCACCGCGATCCTCGTGGACTACCGGCGGAGCAACACGGTGTTGTGCGTGATCATCATCCTCGGCGGGGTGGCCGCCTGGTACGCGGCCTAATGGTCGGCGCTGGAAACCCTCCGGAAGTTGATCAAGCTGCCAGGGCGACGGAGGATCCGATGTGGTGCCAGGTCGTCGATTACGGCTCGGTGCGGCCCGGACCCTCACGTCACCCCCGAAGGACGCCCCCAGAAGCTCCGCCACTACCTGGTCGACCCGCTGGCTCTGGGGTATCCGAGCGTTGTCCTCGCGGTGTGTCTGTGGGTGACCGTGGATGCCGTCTCCGCTTCCTCCTCCGGAGACGCCGGCTTCGCCGGGTTGTGGGCCGTCCAGGCCACCGCGCCGACCTCGATGGTGTTCCTCGTCGCCGGTCCCCTTGTCAGAGCCACCTGGCACCATGATCGGCGTGACTGAGACAACTGAGCCTGAAGAGAATGAAGTTGCCGGTGCCCCGACCACGCCGGAGGAATGGCGTGTCTTTCTGGAGCGGTACGGCGAGCTGTACGTGAAGGTCCGTGCCGACGAGGAAGAGTTGGTCGACCTGCTGGACGAGGATCAGTTGGAGGCTCTGGACCAGGACGAGCGGGTTGAGCCGTGGCTGGGCGAAGCCCCTGCTCGGGAGGAAGCTCTGGCGGCGTCCGAGGAGCGGCTCGGAGTGCGGTTCCCGCCCGGCCTGCGGGGATTCTTCCTGGCGAGCGACGGGTGGAAGCGCCTCGACGGCTGGGTGGACAGCGTCCATCCGTGCGACCGCGTCGTGTGGATGCGGGACAGCGAGGCCGGCGGACGCGTGACCGAGATCTACGCCTCGATACCCGGCAACGAGGAAGACGTGGAGTTGTTCCGCCGGTCCGTCGAGATCGCCCGGGGAGAGGACTTCTGGCTGCTCGATCCGACCGACGTCGGGCCGGACGGCGAGTGGGCCGCCTACGAGTTCACACCGAAGTACGGCGACACCACGGAGTACCCCAGCTTCTCAGCGCTGTTCCACTCCGGGTACGCGAGCATGGAGGAGGACGAGGAGGACGAGGAGGACGAGGAGGACGAGGAGGACGAGGAGGACGAGGAGGACGACAACTGAGTCGGCCCGTCGGCCCCGTCTGGCATCGTGTACGAAATGCCCTGATGGCGGGGCCAGGAGCGGATCGACTCCGAGCTTCAGCCCTTGCACGTCGGCCCGCCCCGGGCCGGGCCCCGGGCCCCGGCTGAGGGGATCCGCCGGAACCCGGGGCGTCGCGGGAGGATCTGGACGCTCAGAACCCGCCGCCGTCGAAGCCGCCGCCCCCGAAGCCTCCGCCGTCGCCGAAACCGCCGCCCCCGCCGAAGCCCGAGGCGTCGAAGTCGGAGCCGGAGAAGTCGCCGCCGCCCCACTCGCCGCCCGCGCCGCCGCCGAAGTCACCGCCGCCGTACTCGGAGGCGTACGCCGGGGTCGCGAGCATCGAGCCGAGCATGGTGCCGACCAGGAGGCCGGGGAGCAGGCCGCCGCCGAAGTAGCCGCCGGCCCAGGGGCCGTACGCCGGGCCCGCTTCCCAGTACGGGCGGCGGTTGCCGTCGCCGACGTCGACCGTACGGCTCATGGGGTCCTCGCCCCGGGCGAGCCGCGCTTCGTCCGCGCCGCAGACCGGGACTTCCCGGGACGCGCCGCCGGACGGGGTCCACAGAACCTCCGTGACCGCCGTGCCGTGGCGCGGGTCGAAGAAGCACGGCGGGCGGCGGGCCGGGATCTCCGCGCCGGTGCGGCGGGCCTCCAGGACCGCGAGGGAGTAGCGGCCGTCCTCCAGGGACCGGGTGACTTCGCGTACGTCGGAGGGGTGTCCGGCCCTGTCCATCTTCGACTTGGCGCTCTCGTAGGAGTCCAGGGCCCGTTCGTAGTCGGCGCGCATGGTGTCGTCGGCGCCCGGTTCGGCGGGGTGGAAGTCCAGGCGCTCCAGGGTTTCGCCGTACGCGGTGATGTCCTCGTCGACGACGACCCGGAGCTTGTCGAGCGCGGCGCGCTCCTCTTCCTCCTTGCGGCGCTTGTTGCGGCGGGAGATGGCGTAGGCGCCCGCGCCGCCCGCCGCGACCAGCGCGCCGAGCGTGATCAGGCCGCCGACCGGGGCTCCGGCCCCGTCCTCAGCGCCCGAGCCGCCGGACCAGGAGGCGGGGGCGCTGCCCCGGGCCTGTTCGACGGCGCGGTCGACGAAGGCGTTGAGCTGGGTGTCGGCGTCGCCGGCGGTGGTGGTGTTCTCCACGGCGGCGGTGAGGTTGTCGACCGCCCGGACGGGCATGACCTGCGGGTCGGCGCCCGCGTCGAAGCCGTCGCCGAGGCGGACCGCGTAGACGCCGGTTATGCCGGTGTCGCTGCGCAGGGTCTGGAGGAGGCGCTCCTCGGGGAAGGCCGGGGTATCGGGGAGGACGGCCACGAACACCGGCTTGTCGGCGTCCGTGATCTTGTTCTCCAGGGCCTTCTCGTCAGCGACGGAGAGCTGATCACGAGCGCCCGGGTCCACGTAGACCGGGTCGTCGCGCAGGGCCTGGGCGGCGTCCTGGATGGTCGCGGCGGGCGCGGCCGACGCGGGGGAGGTCAGGGCGAGGGCCGCCGCTGCGATGATGAGCAGCAGGCCCGCCAGCAGCGCGGGAAAGAGCCTTTTCCTCATACTTAACGCTACTCCAGACGGGCGACGAACGCCGTCGCCCGTCTGGGAGCGCTTTTTCTACGCTGCTCGGTAGGCCGTACGCAGCCTGGCCACCGCACCGGTCAGATCACCGGTGAGCAGCAGGTGGTCCGCCTCCGCGAACGGCTTCGAGACCTCCTCGGTGAACGTCCCGTCGATCTTCCGCTGGACCAGCAGCCGGGCCCGGTCCACGATCGCCCTGCCCGCCGGGGTCTTCCCCAGGTGCGCCTCCTCGGCGGCCCGGGCGGCGGCGGCGATGGCCACGAGGGCCGGCTCACCGCCGGCCGGGGGCTTGGTGAGGGTGGTCAGGCCCCAGCCGTACGGAAACTGCGGGTCGTAGGCGGTGTCCCCCACGTTGATCGGGAGCTGGGCCTCCGACTTCGGCCAGGTCACCGGGGACTGTCCGGTGAAGGCCCGCCTGCCGTAGAGGACGTCGGCGACGCCGTCGCCCTCGGAGCCCGGCAGCCAGGAGGCCACCAGGGCGTCCATCTCCCCGAGCCGGTCACCGATGAGCTGCGGGCGGCCGGAGACGATGAGGACGGCGCACTTCATGGCGGCGCAGACCTTGTCGACCGCCGCCCGGTCGGCGGCCGTCAGTGCCAGGTCGTGCCCGTTGCCGACGTCGCCGATGCCTTCGGCGTACGGGGTCTCGCCGACGACGACCACGCCCACGTCGTAACCGTCGGTGGCGGCGGAGGCGTCCTGGGAGAACGTCACGGACTCGGGGGTGCGCGCCGCCTTTCGCATGCCCTCCAGGATCGTCGTGCCGCTGGTGGTCTCACCGGAGGACCCCTGCCAGCTGGTGGTCCAGCCGCCGACCTGGTTGCCGAGGTCATCGGCGTTGGACCCGGCGACGTACACCTTCTGGCTGGGTTCGAGCGGGAGGACGGCTCCCTCGTTCTTCAGCAGCACCTGGGACTTGGCCACCGCCTCACGGGCCACCGCGCGGTGCTCGGCCGAGCCGACCTGATCCAGGTGGGTGGTGTCCGCGTACGGCTTCTCGAAGAGGCCGAGGCGGAATTTCTGGGTGAGGACGCGGGCGACGGCGTCGTCGATCCGGGCCTCGGGGACGCGGCCCGCCGCCACCTCGTCCTTCAGGGTCTTCGTGAAGTCCTGGTACGCGGTCGGGACCATGATCATGTCGAGTCCGGCGTTGACCGCCGTGACGACGTCGCTCGCGTAGTCGCCGGGAATCTGGTCGATGGCCTGCCAGTCGCTGACGACGAAGCCCTCGAATCCCATCCGGTCCTTGAGGACGCCGTTGATCATCGCGGCGTTGGCGTGCATCCTCACCGGGCCCTCGCCGTCGCCCAGGATGTCCAGCGAGGAGTACGACGGCATGACCGTGCCGACGCCCCGCTTCACCGACGCCTCGAACGGCGCCAGGTGTACGGCCTCCAGCTCCTCGCGGGTGACCTCGGTGACGCCCTGGTCGACCGTGTACGAGCCGGTGGTGGAGGAGCCGTACGCGGTGCCGCCGTCGCCGACGAAGTGCTTGGCGCTGCCGAGAACCTTGTCGTTGCGGTGCAGGTCCTTGCCGGACGGGCTGCCCTGCATGCCCTGGATGACGGTCTCCATGGCCTCGACCAGGGCGGGGTCCTCGCCGAACGCCTCGTAGGAGCGGCCCCAGCGTTCGTCGCGGGTGACGCAGACGCAGGGTGCGAAGTCCCACGGGACGCCGGTGGCGCGGACCTCCTTCGCCGTGATCGCGCCGGTCCGCTCCGCGCTCTGCGGGTCGCGGCCCGCGCCGATGCCGATGTTGTGCGGCATGATCGTCGCGCCGACCACGTTGTTGTGTCCGTGCACCGCGTCCACGCCGTAGATCAGCGGGATCTGGAAGCGGGTGGTCCGGGTGCGCAGCTGGTAGGCGTCGGTCATCCTCGCCCAGACTGCCGCCGTGTTGGGGGTGGGGGCCGAGCCGCCGCCGGAGAGCAGCGAGCCGAGGCCGTAGGCGGCGATGTCGCCGGGGGCGCGGAGCGCGCCGCGCTCGGCCTGGGTCATCTGGCCGGCCTTCTCGGCGGGCGACATGCGCCCCAGCAGATCCGCCACCCGCTGCTTCACGGGCAGTTTCGCGTTCTGGTACGGGAGTCCGTGGGCGTCGATCACGACCTGCGGGTTCTCCGGGGGAGCCTTGGCACCGGTGACGGTCACCTCCAGCGGGATCGTCTTCGCCCCGGCGGGCTTCGGCGCCTTCGCCGTGCGGACGGTGATGCGGTGGGTGGTGCCGGAGGCGGTGCCCGCGGGGAAGGTGTGGCGGCCGGTGACCGGGGTGTAGTCCTCCCCGGCCTCGGCCGTGCCGCCCTTCGTGGTGTATGTGACGGTGACGGGCTCCTCCGTGGGCACGGAGCCGGCGGTGGTCACGGAGAGGCCGACTTCCGCGCTGTCGCCGTTCTTCACCGGGTGGACCGCCGTGTCGGTGACGACGCCCGGGGTGGGGGCCGGGTCCGCCGCCGCGGCGGGGCCGGTGGGCGGGCCGACGAGCAGGGTGGCCAGCACGGCCCCGGCAGCGAGAGCGGCCGTCACGGGTCCCGCTCCGTCCTTCCGGAGCCGGGAGCGGGGGTGCGGTGTGCGGGGCATGGGGGCGCTCTCTCTTCCTGTGGTCGAGGCCGGCCCCCTTGCACGATCGCGATCCGGCCCGGGAATTCGATCAGGAGCGGGACTGCGTGGGTGATGAACACGACCGAGAAGTCCGGCTGTTCCCTCGACCGGACGAGCCGTCGCGGGATCTGCCGCCGCATGACGACATCGAGCGCCGGTCCGTCAGTACTTCACGACACCTCACGTCGAGATCGGTCCCGCTCCACCCGCCCACCGGGCAGGGAGGGTTGAGCGCTCCCTCTCGAACGCGTGGGAGCCGCCGCCCGGTGGCGGGCGGCGGCTCCCACGAGCGATGCGGACCCCGGACTGGTCCGGGGTCCGGTCGGGTCGGGTCCGGTCGGATCCGGTCGGATCCGGTCGGATCCGGTCCGGTCGGGCTACTCCGTCGGCTCGACGCCCGCGCGCAGCAAGCCGTAGGTGTACGCGTCCTCCAGCGCCTGCCAGGAAGCGGCGATGACGTTCTCGGCGACCCCCACGGTCGCCCAGTCGCCGGTGCCGTCGCCCGTGGTGATGAGCACGCGGGTGGTGGACTCGGTGCCCGTGCGGCCCTCCAGGATGCGGACCTTGTAGTCGACCAGCTCCAACTTGGCGAGCTGCGGGTAGATCCGCTCCAGGGCGACGCGCAGGGCCCGGTCCAGGGCGTTGACCGGGCCGTTGCCCTCGGCGGTGGCGACGATCCGCTCGCCCTTGGCCCAGAGCTTCACGGTGGCCTCGTTGGCGTGGGTGCCGTCGGGGCGGTCCTCGACGATCGCCCGCCAGGACTCCGTACGGAAGTAGCGCCGGGCCCGGCCCTCGACCTCGCCGCGCAGCAGCAGTTCGAAGGAGGCGTCGGCGGCCTCGTAGGTGTAGCCCTGGAGTTCGCGCTCCTTGACCCGCTCCACGACCCGGCCGACCAGGGCGCGGTCGTCACCGAGGTCGATGCCGAGCTCCTTGCCCTTCAGCTCGATGGAGGCGCGACCCGCCATGTCGGAGACCAGCATCCGCATGGTGTTGCCGACCAGCTCGGGGTCGATGTGCTGGTAGAGGTCGGGGTCGACCTTGATCGCGGAGGCGTGCAGCCCGGCCTTGTGGGCGAAGGCCGAGACGCCGACGTACGGCTGGTGGGTGGAGGGGGTGAGGTTGACGACCTCGGCGATGGCGTGCGAGATGCGGGTCATCTCGGCGAGCGCGCCCTCGGGCAGCACCCTCATGCCGTACTTGAGTTCCAGGGCGGCGACGACCGGGAAGAGGTTGGCGTTGCCGACCCGCTCGCCGTAGCCGTTGGCCGTGCACTGGACGTGGGTGGCGCCGGCGTCCACGGCGGCCAGGGTGTTGGCGACGGCGCAGCCGGTGTCGTCCTGGGCGTGGATGCCGAGGCGGGCGCCGGTGTCGGCGACGACCGTGGAGACGACGGCCTGGACCTGGGCGGGGAGCATGCCGCCGTTGGTGTCGCAGAGGATGACGACCTCGGCGCCGGCCTCGTACGCGGTGCGGACCACGGACTTGGCGTACTCGGCGTTGGCGCGGTAGCCGTCGAAGAAGTGCTCGCAGTCCACGAAGACCCGGCGGCCCTGCTCGCGGAGGTGGGAGACGGTGTCGCGGACCATCTCCAGGTTCTCCTCCAGGGTGGTGCGCAGGGCCAGCTCCACGTGCCGGTCGTGCGCCTTGGCCACCAGGGTGATCACCGGGGCGCCGGAGGTCAGGAGGGCCTTCACCTGGGGGTCCTCGGCCGCGCTGCCGCCGGCCCTGCGGGTCGCGCCGAACGCCACGAGCTGGGCGTTCTCGAACGCGATCTCCTGCTGGGCGCGGGCGAAGAACTCCGTGTCGCGCGGGTTGGCCCCCGGCCAGCCGCCCTCGATGTACCCCACACCGAAGGTGTCCAGATGACGGGCGATGGTCAGCTTGTCGGCGACCGTCAGGTTGATGCCCTCACGCTGAGCACCGTCGCGCAGTGTGGTGTCGAAGACATGGAAACTGTCGTCGGTGGCGTTGGCCTTGGTGGTCATGCTGGTCTGACTCCTGTCGGATGAGTGGATCCGGACGGTCTGGGCCTGTTCGGGGAACCCGGAACAGGCCCCAGCTCCACTTGCCCCCATCATCCCGCGCGCCTCGCCCCGGCCCGGGTGCGGGCCGGAAAACGAAAAAACCCCTCGCGGGTGCGAGAGGTCTGCGCGCGGGTCTGGGGCACGATGGCCGCGCCGTACGGGATGGTACGGGGCGGTCACTGCGGACCGGCGCGCCTGCTGCCAATAATCATGACGAACGAGGACACGGGAGCAGTCTCGCACAGCGACGGCCCCGTGACTGCGGTGTCTCAGGATGCGGTCGTGACGCTGGTCGCACCGCCCGGTGAGCCTCCCCGTGCCAGCGTCTCGTCCAGGAACTCCGCCGCCTGCGTCAGCACCTGCTCACGGCCCGTCCCCGGGATCCCGACCGTCACATGGATGCTGAACCCGTCGAGGAGCGCGCGCAGCCGGGCGGCGAACCGGTCGGCGTCCACCGGCCGGAACTCGCCGCGCGAGACCCCTTCGGCGAGCAGCGCCACCAGGTCACGGTGCCAGACACCCTCGATCGCGGCCTGCCGGGAGCGGGCGTCGTCGTCGGCGTTCTGCGAACGGCCCCAGACCTCCAGCCAGAGCGTCCAGTGGGGGTCGCGGTGCCCGGCGGGCAGGTAGAGGTCGATGTACGCGTCCAGCCGCTCGCGGGCCGTCCCCGGCCGGGCGAGCAGGGCGCCGCGCTCGGCCCCCAGACGCCGCTCGCTCCACTCCAGGGTCTGGAGGAGCAGTTCGTCCTTGGTGCGGAAGTAGTAGAGGAGGTGCCCGCTGCTCATCCCCACCTGCCGCCCCAGCCCGGCCATGGTCAGCCCGTCGAGGCCGCGCTCGGCGACGGTGGCCATGGCGGCGGCGAGGACGTCCTCGCGGGGCGGGGCGGCGTGGTGGGTGCGACGGGGGGCGCGGGTCATGGGTTCGCTCGGACCTTCGGCTGCTGCTGGGTGATGCAGTGGATGCCTCCACCGCCGGCGAAGATCGTACGGGCGTCGACGAGGGTCACCGTACGGTCCGGGAAGAGGCCCCGGAAGATCGCGGCGGCCTCTTCGTCGCGCGGGTCGTCGAAGGCGCAGAGGATCACGGCACCGTTGCAGAGGTAGTGGTTGATGTAGGAGTAGTCGACCCACTCCCCGTCCTCGTCGCGGAGCACGGTGGGCGCGGGCACCTCGACGACTTCCAGGGGGCGCCCCCGGGCGTCGGTGGCTGCCCGCAGGACGGCCAGGGTCTCCCGGGTGACCTCGTGGTCGGGGTGGGCCGGGTCCGGCTGGACGTGGGCGAGCACGGTGCCCGGGCGGGCGAACGCGGCGACGATGTCGACATGGCCGAGCGTGCCGTACGTCCCGTAGTCGCCGGTCAGTCCCCGGGGCAGCCAGATGGCCTTCTCCGTGCCGAGGCGGGCGTGGACCTCCGCCTCGACTCTCTCCCTGCTCCAGCCGGGGTTGCGTTCCGCGCCGAGCTGGACGGTCTCGGTGAGCAGGACGGTGCCTTCGCCGTCCACGTGGATCGCGCCGCCCTCGTTGACGAGCGGGGAGCTGTGGGCGGGGGCCCCGGCCAGCTCGGCGACGGCCCGGGCGATGTGCTGGTCGTGCTCCCAGCGGGCCCAGCCCTGGGCGCCCCAGCCGTTGAACGTCCAGTCGACGGCGGCGAGCGTCCGGCCGTCGGTGACGAAGGTGGGGCCGATGTCCCGCATCCAGGCGTCGTCGAGCGGCCTGACGACCAGCTCCACGTCGGGCCCGAGCAGCGCTGCGGCACCCTCCTCCTGGCCGGGCCCGACGACCACGGTCACCGGCTCGAAGCGCCGCACGGCACGGGCGACACCGGCCCAGGCACGGCGGGCCTCGGCCAGCTCGGCGTCGGAGGCGAAGGTGGGGTTGGGCCCCGGCCAGGCCATCCAGGTGCGCTCGTGGGGGGCCCACTCGGGGGGCATGCGGAAGGGGGCGGGGGCGACGGACATGGGGGCTCCTGGTCGAGGGGTTTAGAGTGCCACTCTAACGACAGGTCAAGGTCGGGCGGAAGACGTCTCGCCTATGGTTCGAGCGGGACTCTATTCTCCGAGGGGCGCGCGTCACCCGGCGTCGCGGACGAACTCGGCACGAGAAGGGCAAGGAACTCCAGTTGACCAAGCCGAGAGTTCGTGAGATGTCGACATCTCACGCGAGGGCGCCGCAGATTTTCCTCTTCATCATTGCGCTCATCGGCGCTGGATATCTTCTCCTGCCCGACGAGAATGAAGATCCTCCGTACGGAGAGTCTTATATGAGAGAATATGTGGCGCAGAATCCGGGCATACCGTCATTACTTCCGGCACGATTGCCCGAAGGTGTCCGTTTCCTTGGCCATGAATCGACGCGCTTCGAGAACCGGAAGGCCGTTCTGCGCTCCACCCTGTTCAGGGGCGCCCGTGCTGCCGCACCCGTACAGACCATGTGCGTCGAATTCCGCGACAGCTCTTCCGGCTGCCTGGTCGAGGGAGACCGACGCAAAACGCTCCACCGCGATCAGGGATCGCTCAGAGTCACGGTGACGTTCGGCAACTCCGGAGAGGTTCCGGAAGACCTCGTCGACT from Streptomyces sp. CA-278952 carries:
- the cimA gene encoding citramalate synthase encodes the protein MTTKANATDDSFHVFDTTLRDGAQREGINLTVADKLTIARHLDTFGVGYIEGGWPGANPRDTEFFARAQQEIAFENAQLVAFGATRRAGGSAAEDPQVKALLTSGAPVITLVAKAHDRHVELALRTTLEENLEMVRDTVSHLREQGRRVFVDCEHFFDGYRANAEYAKSVVRTAYEAGAEVVILCDTNGGMLPAQVQAVVSTVVADTGARLGIHAQDDTGCAVANTLAAVDAGATHVQCTANGYGERVGNANLFPVVAALELKYGMRVLPEGALAEMTRISHAIAEVVNLTPSTHQPYVGVSAFAHKAGLHASAIKVDPDLYQHIDPELVGNTMRMLVSDMAGRASIELKGKELGIDLGDDRALVGRVVERVKERELQGYTYEAADASFELLLRGEVEGRARRYFRTESWRAIVEDRPDGTHANEATVKLWAKGERIVATAEGNGPVNALDRALRVALERIYPQLAKLELVDYKVRILEGRTGTESTTRVLITTGDGTGDWATVGVAENVIAASWQALEDAYTYGLLRAGVEPTE
- a CDS encoding TetR/AcrR family transcriptional regulator, with protein sequence MTRAPRRTHHAAPPREDVLAAAMATVAERGLDGLTMAGLGRQVGMSSGHLLYYFRTKDELLLQTLEWSERRLGAERGALLARPGTARERLDAYIDLYLPAGHRDPHWTLWLEVWGRSQNADDDARSRQAAIEGVWHRDLVALLAEGVSRGEFRPVDADRFAARLRALLDGFSIHVTVGIPGTGREQVLTQAAEFLDETLARGGSPGGATSVTTAS
- a CDS encoding agmatine deiminase family protein, with protein sequence MSVAPAPFRMPPEWAPHERTWMAWPGPNPTFASDAELAEARRAWAGVARAVRRFEPVTVVVGPGQEEGAAALLGPDVELVVRPLDDAWMRDIGPTFVTDGRTLAAVDWTFNGWGAQGWARWEHDQHIARAVAELAGAPAHSSPLVNEGGAIHVDGEGTVLLTETVQLGAERNPGWSRERVEAEVHARLGTEKAIWLPRGLTGDYGTYGTLGHVDIVAAFARPGTVLAHVQPDPAHPDHEVTRETLAVLRAATDARGRPLEVVEVPAPTVLRDEDGEWVDYSYINHYLCNGAVILCAFDDPRDEEAAAIFRGLFPDRTVTLVDARTIFAGGGGIHCITQQQPKVRANP